The following proteins are encoded in a genomic region of Debaryomyces hansenii CBS767 chromosome G complete sequence:
- a CDS encoding DEHA2G01254p (similar to uniprot|P53128 Saccharomyces cerevisiae YGL125W MET13 Isozyme of methylenetetrahydrofolate reductase catalyzes the reduction of 5 10-methylenetetrahydrofolate to 5-methyltetrahydrofolate in the methionine biosynthesis pathway): MRISEKLSQAHSTSSPPPATFSFEFFVPKTSQGVQNLYDRMDRMYDLNPIFIDITWNAGGRSSSLTNEMVYTAQSTLGLETCMHLTCTNMKIELIDEALHKAYVSGCQNILALRGDPPLDGSESTGDFKYAKDLIRYIRNKYGDHFNIGVAAYPEGHPEEEDEDKTLQYLKEKCDAGANLIITQMFYDADNFIKWCSKLRKIGIDIPIIPGIMPISTYAAFIRRAKWSEVVIPQHFLDALEPIKEDDYLVRAKGTELVSEMCTKLIKSGYVNHLHFYTMNLERATIMILENLNLIESVKSHEVIGGSDLPWRKSLHPQRSKESIRPIFWQNRKYSYISRTSTWDEFPNGRWGDSRSPAFGDIDLFATDLLRQSPKKAFDLWGHPGTLKQFSDIIISFLSGKLNSLPWSDSAIGQDSEIIVDNLIALNKKGFFTLNSQPSLNAIKSNDKVYGWGPKNGYVYQKQYLEFFVHKDIIPALLHQIDNYNRGQGDSNSSVLTYYAVDQKGKLFSNTKDDDINAVTWGVFPGEEILQPTIVEKVSFLAWKDEVYRLITEWIKIFQSDFVKDVNITKEDVDAFVKLMTNFNDEYVLCNVVNNNFIDDNQTIFKLIDELNIPDLK, translated from the coding sequence ATGAGAATCTCGGAAAAGTTGCTGCAAGCACATTCAACGTCCAGTCCACCACCGGCCacattttcttttgaattctttGTTCCAAAGACTTCTCAAGGTGTCCAAAATCTTTATGATAGAATGGACCGGATGTACGACTTGAATCctattttcattgatattaCGTGGAATGCAGGAGGTAGATCGTCCAGTTTAACTAACGAGATGGTCTATACAGCACAATCGACTCTTGGATTGGAAACATGCATGCATTTGACGTGCACAAACATGAAGATAGAGTTGATTGACGAGGCATTGCATAAAGCATATGTTTCTGGATGTCAGAATATTTTAGCTTTAAGAGGAGATCCTCCATTGGATGGCTCCGAATCTACTGGTGACTTTAAATACGCCAAGGACTTAATTAGATACATTCGTAACAAATATGGTGATCACTTTAATATTGGTGTTGCTGCATATCCGGAAGGACatccagaagaagaagacgaagataAAACATTGCAGTACTTGAAGGAAAAATGTGATGCCGGAGCTAATTTGATCATTACTCAGATGTTTTACGACGCAGACAACTTTATTAAATGGTGTTCAAAGCTTCGTAAAATAGGCATTGACATTCCAATTATTCCTGGAATTATGCCAATTTCGACTTATGCCGCGTTCATCAGAAGAGCTAAATGGTCAGAAGTAGTGATTCCTCAACATTTCTTAGATGCATTAGAACCAATCAAAGAAGATGATTATTTGGTTAGAGCTAAAGGTACAGAATTGGTTAGCGAAATGTGTACCAAGTTAATTAAATCTGGCTATGTGAATCATTTACATTTCTATACCATGAACTTAGAAAGGGCTACGATCATgattttagaaaatttgaatttaattgagTCAGTGAAATCGCACGAAGTTATAGGTGGTAGTGACTTACCTTGGAGGAAATCTTTACATCCCCAAAGATCAAAAGAATCAATCCGTCCTATTTTCTGGcaaaatagaaaatattcCTATATATCTCGTACTTCCACCTGGGATGAATTTCCAAACGGGAGATGGGGGGATTCAAGATCTCCAGCTTTCGGTGacattgatttatttgcaacAGATTTATTGAGACAATCACCAAAGAAGGCATTTGATTTATGGGGCCACCCTGGAACATTGAAGCAATTCTCAGATATTatcatttcatttttaagtggtaaattaaattcattacCTTGGTCCGACAGTGCTATTGGTCAAGATTCGGAGATTATCGTAGATAACTTGATTGCTTTGAATAAAAAAGGATTCTTTACTTTAAATTCTCAACCATCGTTAAATGCTATTAAATCTAATGATAAAGTTTATGGTTGGGGTCCAAAGAATGGTTATGTTTATCAAAAGCAATATTTAGAATTCTTTGTCCATAAAGACATCATTCCTGCTTTATTACATCAAATTGATAACTACAACAGAGGCCAAGGAGATTCCAACTCCTCCGTTTTGACTTATTATGCAGTTGACCAAAAGGGAAAGTTATTTTCAAACACCAAAGACGATGACATTAATGCAGTTACATGGGGTGTTTTCCCAGGCGAGGAAATTTTACAGCCAACTATTGTTGAAAAGGTTTCTTTTTTGGCCTGGAAGGATGAAGTCTATAGATTGATTACAGAATGGatcaaaatctttcaaaGTGATTTTGTGAAAGATGTAAACATTACTAAAGAAGACGTTGATGCTTTCGTTAAGTTAATGACTAATTTTAACGATGAGTACGTTTTATGTAATGTGGTTAATAACAACTTCATTGATGACAATCAAACTATCTTCAAGTTGATTGACGAATTAAATATTCCAGACTTAAAGTGA
- a CDS encoding DEHA2G01276p (weakly similar to uniprot|P08640 Saccharomyces cerevisiae YIR019C MUC1 GPI-anchored cell surface glycoprotein required for diploid pseudohyphal formation and haploid invasive growth transcriptionally regulated by the MAPK pathway (via Ste12p and Tec1p) and the cAMP pathway (via Flo8p)) — MKFIYTIVLICLAFASGASSKHNLSSSADIEESGGGEGDYGGTSTYYTTCYAPETSTVVITSCSENSCATKSHETGITVVTTITSGVSTVFTTYCPLSTEHQVIEKTDSAGQVTTSTVPIDTDNPQPTSDDCENEDSDDEDEDECDTPTSCHTCAESTSSSAPSEIIGSVSVSSTISEEVSLSSSIPSVSSKIESSSSIKDTSVTSTSESTEYTTIYAPTTSTITITSCDGGSCHTSTVPTGITIVTVTDETQVTTYTTYCPTTEVVPITPTSSSPEVPSSKASSSPGKSSSKEQFSSSATSSSLQSSSSSEILTYSKVVSSKVSSVQSSSTHPSSSIKSSSEESSKLSSSVSSEIESSSSIKDTSVTSTSESTEYTTIYAPTTSTITITSCDGGSCHTSTVPTGITIVTVTDETQVTTYTTYCPTTEVVPITPTSSSPEVPSSKASSSPGKSSSKEQFSSSATSSSLQSSSSSEILTYSKVVSSKVSSVQSSSTHPSSSIKSSSEESSKLSSSVSSEIESSSSIKDTSVTSTSESTEYTTIYAPTTSTITITSCDGGSCHTSTVPTGITIVTVTDETQVTTYTTYCPTTEVVPITPTSSSPEVPSSKASSSPGKSSSKEQFSSSATSSSLQSSSSSEILTYSKVVSSKVSSVQSSSTHPSSSIKSSSEESSKLSSSVSSEIESSSSIKDTSVTSTSESTEYTTIYAPTTSTITITSCDGGSCHTSTVPTGITIVTVTDETQVTTYTTYCPTTEVVPITPTSSSPEVSSSKASSSSIEKSSSEAKPSSKIFSSSQEPTSSSSKSSSEAVSSKVSSVQPSSTTEHKSASTSDQISSISTPAKSSSEESMRSSSSFSSKIESSSSIKDTSVTSTSESTEYTTIYAPTTSTITITSCDGGSCHTSTVPTGITIVTVTDETQVTTYTTYCPTTEVVPITPTSSSPEVSSSKASSSSIEISSSEAKSSSKFLSSSRVSTSSKISSIESSHMTRQTSSSKIHHSSSTFVSSYKSSSEEKSKSSSSVSSKPKSSSSVKDTSVTSTESTDYTTIYAPTTSTITITSCDGDSCHTSTVPTGITIVTKTDETQVTTYTTYCPTTEVVPVTTPSSSVDLISSSESPSVASTKHSSDSIITSSYLSSESYSTTLSKSTETTESSKSSLTSSKPSKTKDRSSSIKSTSITIPSSSTPASTTIHVPTTSTITMTSCDENECTTSEIETGITIVTTTNKSGTTSYTTYCPLTTESNAESSTVESSWDQSSTESSFYTESISETPKPHSSYEASETITTSPQLSSVEYTSVQETSISSDTESETEDHIGSVSTSSTNTKDITITLTKEITSTSCADQQHCSTTVLSTVVTSTSSFILPSSTLNSYSLPSSIAIESSYEGLAWSGKPISTFNAIVPLIFTFLSLF; from the coding sequence ATGAagtttatatatacaatcGTTTTAATTTGCTTAGCATTCGCAAGTGGTGCATCTTCCAAGCATAATCTCTCGCTGAGTGCTGATATCGAGGAAAGTGGAGGTGGTGAAGGGGATTATGGCGGAACTTCAACATATTATACTACCTGTTATGCCCCGGAGACTAGTACGGTGGTTATTACATCGTGTTCTGAAAACTCTTGCGCTACCAAGAGTCATGAAACGGGAATTACCGTTGTGACTACAATTACGCTGGGAGTATCGACAGTTTTCACCACATATTGTCCATTATCGACCGAACACCAGGTTATAGAAAAAACTGATTCAGCTGGTCAAGTAACAACTTCTACCGTGCCAATTGATACAGATAATCCTCAACCAACTTCGGACGATtgtgaaaatgaagattcagatgatgaagacgagGACGAATGTGACACTCCTACTTCTTGCCACACTTGTGCCGAATCTACGTCAAGTTCAGCACCTTCTGAAATTATAGGTTCTGTATCTGTGAGCTCAACCATTTCTGAAGAGGTATCATTGCTGAGTTCAATACCTAGTGTTTCACTGAAAATCGAGTCAAGTTCGAGTATAAAGGATACTTCTGTTACCTCAACATCAGAATCTACGGAATACACTACGATTTATGCTCCTACAACATCAACTATTACCATAACTTCCTGTGATGGGGGTTCCTGTCACACATCTACTGTACCAACTGGAATTACCATAGTTACTGTTACTGACGAAACACAAGTTACTACGTATACTACGTACTGTCCAACAACAGAAGTTGTACCAATTACTCCCACTTCTTCGTCACCTGAAGTACCATCTTCCAAAGCACTGTCGTCTCCTGGAAAACTGTCCTCTAAGGAACAATTTTCATCCAGCGCAACACTGTCGTCCCTTCAATCTTCGTCGTCTTCCGAGATATTGACATATTCCAAAGTGGTTTCGTCTAAAGTGTCGTCTGTACAATCTAGTTCCACCCATCCTAGTTCAAGTATCAAGTCAAGTTCTGAAGAAAGTCTGAAATTGTCATCAAGTGTCTCACTGGAAATCGAGTCAAGTTCGAGTATAAAGGATACTTCTGTTACCTCAACATCAGAATCTACGGAATACACTACGATTTATGCCCCTACAACATCAACTATTACCATAACTTCCTGTGATGGAGGTTCCTGTCACACATCTACTGTACCAACTGGAATTACCATAGTTACTGTTACTGACGAAACACAAGTTACTACGTATACTACGTACTGTCCAACAACAGAAGTTGTACCAATTACTCCCACTTCTTCGTCACCTGAAGTACCATCTTCCAAAGCACTGTCGTCTCCTGGAAAACTGTCCTCTAAGGAACAATTTTCATCCAGCGCAACACTGTCGTCCCTTCAATCTTCGTCGTCTTCCGAGATATTGACATATTCCAAAGTGGTTTCGTCTAAAGTGTCGTCTGTACAATCTAGTTCCACCCATCCTAGTTCAAGTATCAAGTCAAGTTCTGAAGAAAGTCTGAAATTGTCATCAAGTGTCTCACTGGAAATCGAGTCAAGTTCGAGTATAAAGGATACTTCTGTTACCTCAACATCAGAATCTACGGAATACACTACGATTTATGCCCCTACAACATCAACTATTACCATAACTTCCTGTGATGGGGGTTCCTGTCACACATCTACTGTACCAACTGGAATTACCATAGTTACTGTTACTGACGAAACACAAGTTACTACGTATACTACGTACTGTCCAACAACAGAAGTTGTACCAATTACTCCCACTTCTTCGTCACCTGAAGTACCATCTTCCAAAGCACTGTCGTCTCCTGGAAAACTGTCCTCTAAGGAACAATTTTCATCCAGCGCAACACTGTCGTCCCTTCAATCTTCGTCGTCTTCCGAGATATTGACATATTCCAAAGTGGTTTCGTCTAAAGTGTCGTCTGTACAATCTAGTTCCACCCATCCTAGTTCAAGTATCAAGTCAAGTTCTGAAGAAAGTCTGAAATTGTCATCAAGTGTCTCACTGGAAATCGAGTCAAGTTCGAGTATAAAGGATACTTCTGTTACCTCAACATCAGAATCTACGGAATACACTACGATTTATGCCCCTACAACATCAACTATTACCATAACTTCCTGTGATGGAGGTTCCTGTCACACATCTACTGTACCAACTGGAATTACCATAGTTACTGTTACTGACGAAACACAAGTTACTACGTATACTACGTACTGTCCAACAACAGAAGTTGTACCAATTACTCCCACTTCTTCGTCACCTGAAGTATCATCTTCCAAAGCACTGTCGTCTTCTATAGaaaaatcttcttctgaagCAAAGCCATcaagcaaaatattttcgTCTTCCCAAGAACCgacatcttcatcttccaaGTCGTCTTCTGAAGCAGTGTCATCGAAAGTATCGTCTGTACAGCCTTCTTCTACTACTGAGCATAAGAGTGCATCTACATCTGATCAAATATCAAGCATTTCTACGCCAGCCAAATCTAGTTCCGAAGAAAGTATGAGATCTTCATCAAGTTTCTCACTGAAAATCGAGTCAAGTTCGAGTATAAAGGATACTTCTGTTACCTCAACATCAGAATCTACGGAATACACTACGATTTATGCTCCTACAACATCAACTATTACCATAACTTCCTGTGATGGGGGTTCCTGTCACACATCTACTGTACCAACTGGAATTACCATAGTTACTGTTACTGACGAAACACAAGTTACTACGTATACTACGTACTGTCCAACAACAGAAGTTGTACCAATTACTCCCACTTCTTCGTCACCTGAAGTATCATCTTCCAAAGCACTGTCGTCTTCTATagaaatatcttcttctgaagCAAAGTCATCAAGCAAATTCCTATCATCTTCTCGCGTGCTGACATCCTCCAAAATTTCTTCGATAGAATCATCACATATGACTAGACAAACCAGTTCGTCTAAGATTCATCATAGTTCAAGTACATTTGTCTCTAGTTACAAATCTAGTTCCGAAGAAAAACTGAAGTCTTCATCAAGTGTCTCACTGAAACCCAAATCTAGTTCGAGCGTCAAAGATACTTCTGTTACTTCAACAGAGTCCACCGATTATACAACGATCTATGCTCCTACAACATCAACAATTACTATAACTTCCTGCGACGGAGATTCCTGTCACACCTCAACTGTACCAACCGGAATTACTATAGTTACAAAAACTGACGAAACACAGGTTACTACGTATACGACTTATTGCCCAACCACAGAAGTTGTACCTGTTACGACACCTTCCTCTTCTGTGGATCTTATTTCGCTGTCTGAATCCCCAAGTGTTGCTTCGACGAAACATTCAAGTGATTCAATCATCACAAGTTCCTATCTTTCTTCGGAAAGCTATAGCACCACACTTTCAAAATCTACTGAAACCACTGAAAGCTCCAAGTCTTCGTTGACCTCATCAAAACCCTCCAAAACTAAGGATAGGTCATCTAGTATTAAAAGCACTAGTATAACAATTCCCTCGAGCCTGACACCAGCGAGTACCACTATTCACGTACCTACAACATCTACTATAACAATGACATCTTGCGACGAAAATGAATGTACTACCTCAGAAATTGAGACCGGTATCACTATTGTAACTACCACTAACAAATCGGGAACCACCAGCTATACAACATACTGTCCCTTGACTACGGAATCCAATGCGGAACTGTCAACAGTAGAATCGAGCTGGGATCAGTCCTCTACTGAATCGTCATTCTATACTGAATCTATATCTGAGACTCCAAAACCTCACTCAAGTTATGAAGCTTCCGAAACTATTACTACTAGTCCCCAATTATCTTCTGTTGAATACACTTCAGTTCAAGaaacttcaatttcttctgatACCGAATCAGAAACCGAAGATCATATAGGATCAGTATCAACATCCAGTACTAACACCAAAGATATCACGATTACATTGACGAAAGAAATTACTTCCACATCATGTGCTGACCAACAACACTGTTCAACTACAGTATTATCTACAGTTGTGACCTCAACCTCCTCCTTCATATTGCCTTCATCAACTCTTAACTCTTACTCTCTCCCTTCGTCTATTGCAATCGAATCAAGCTATGAGGGTTTGGCTTGGAGTGGAAAACCAATATCTACTTTCAATGCAATAGTACCACTCATATTTACCTTTTTGTCTTTATTCTAG
- a CDS encoding DEHA2G01298p (no similarity) has product MKYQNIVILLSAASFATAASEDIAGNSQDAGSNPPQGTIQALVSTSIEANIGGKHLPTSSCEEPPPTSSCEEPPPTSSCEETTPTSSCEETPPTSSSCEEPPPTSSSEEIPPPTSSCEEIPPTSSSCEEPPPPTSSCEETPPTSSFCEEPPPPTSSCEEPPPTSSCDETPPTNNQPSATSSHPLKSTEKPIEKPTEVPTNSPPEYTKTIKAAHQKPTNTYHAPSEPTTMVTSAPPHTTSSAVARPPAIETFQAAALRGDPSSAAILYAILAVLLSVI; this is encoded by the coding sequence ATGAAGTATCAAAACATCGTTATTTTGCTAAGTGCAGCATCCTTCGCTACTGCGGCATCTGAGGACATCGCAGGAAATAGTCAAGATGCGGGTTCCAACCCACCACAAGGAACTATTCAGGCATTAGTAAGTACTTCTATTGAAGCAAATATAGGTGGAAAGCATCTCCCAACTTCATCTTGTGAAGAACCACCCCCAACTTCGTCCTGCGAAGAACCACCCCCAACTTCATCTTGTGAGGAAACAACTCCAACGTCTTCTTGTGAAGAAACACCTCCAACGTCTTCGTCCTGCGAAGAACCACCACcaacttcatcttctgaGGAAATACCTCCACCTACTTCATCTTGTGAAGAAATACCTCCAACGTCTTCATCCTGCGAAGAACCACCACCTCCAACTTCATCTTGTGAAGAAACACCTCCAACGTCTTCATTCTGCGAAGAACCACCTCCACCTACTTCATCTTGTGAAGAACCACCTCCAACATCTTCTTGTGATGAAACACCCCCAACCAATAACCAACCATCTGCAACTTCACTGCATCCTCTTAAATCAACTGAGAAGCCAATTGAAAAACCAACTGAAGTACCAACCAATTCGCCTCCAGAATACACCAAGACCATCAAAGCGGCCCACCAAAAACCAACCAATACCTATCATGCTCCAAGTGAGCCAACTACAATGGTCACTTCTGCTCCTCCTCATACAACTTCATCTGCTGTTGCACGTCCTCCAGCTATCGAAACTTTCCAAGCAGCAGCTCTTCGCGGAGACCCATCATCTGCTGCTATTTTATATGCTATTTTAGCTGTTCTATTATCTGTTATCTAG
- a CDS encoding DEHA2G01320p (weakly similar to uniprot|Q08952 Saccharomyces cerevisiae YPL196w OXR1 Protein of unknown function required for normal levels of resistance to oxidative damage null mutants are sensitive to hydrogen peroxide), translating into MKSDLLNSFLTIRYKISFFVVYTIIKTNCQLKPDIYSIYTRTNRSYVKKKMVTDKTNASSSSLVDTPADETEVQPPINRRPTFLDRLMRRQTSPSSMEYSESDKKKDGPMENEQSKGVRESSLPPLSQLSLKGYKSSTKRRLLDDELASNIRNLLPARLQLFDEWDLVYSLEQHGVSLNTLYQRSNPDYQLSQLRKNKPEVGYGDSVISSMMSGNVNSMRERRRPQGYVLIIKDENNSKFGCFVNEHLRPMDQKRYYGNGECFLWKSELFTPSPSNSNSEEDISSHLATPQIRFKAFMYTGINDNIIYSNHDFIAIGSSKGQNGLWIDRSLYNGVSYSCDTFGNEILNSNSGDAKIGKFKIMGLELWRVGTLE; encoded by the coding sequence ATGAAAAGCGACTTGTTAAACAGTTTCTTAACTATAAGATATAAAATATCCTTTTTCGTCGTATATACCATAATAAAGACCAATTGTCAGTTAAAACCTGATATTTATAGTATTTATACCAGAACAAATCGATCGTAtgtaaaaaaaaagatgGTGACAGATAAGACAAATGCAAGTAGCTCATCACTTGTGGATACCCCAGCTGACGAAACAGAGGTCCAGCCCCCCATTAACAGAAGACCTACATTTCTTGATAGACTTATGAGAAGACAAACGTCTCCATCATCTATGGAATATTCTGAATCtgataagaaaaaagaTGGTCCTATGGAGAATGAGCAAAGCAAAGGAGTAAGGGAGAGTTCATTACCTCCATTGTCACAATTGAGTTTAAAGGGTTACAAATCATCTACAAAACGCAGATTGTTGGATGACGAATTAGCTAGTaatataagaaatttaCTTCCAGCAAGACTTCAGTTATTTGATGAGTGGGACTTGGTTTATTCACTAGAACAGCATGGGGTGTCACTCAACACATTATATCAAAGAAGTAACCCTGATTACCAATTGCTGCAGCTTCGCAAGAATAAACCCGAAGTTGGATATGGCGATTCTGTTATCAGCTCGATGATGTCAGGTAACGTCAATTCTATGCgtgaaagaagaagaccTCAAGGATAtgttttaataataaaggaCGAAAACAATTCGAAATTCGGCTGTTTTGTGAATGAGCATTTAAGACCAATGGATCAGAAACGATATTACGGCAATGGGGAATGCTTCTTGTGGAAGTCTGAACTTTTCACACCGTCACCATCCAATTCGAATAGcgaagaagatatatcATCTCATTTGGCTACACCCCAAATCAGATTTAAGGCATTCATGTATACTGGTATCAATgacaatataatatattctaaCCATGACTTCATAGCCATAGGATCTTCAAAAGGTCAAAATGGATTGTGGATAGATAGGTCACTATATAACGGTGTTAGCTATTCATGCGATACTTTTGGAAACGAAATATTAAATAGCAATAGTGGTGATGcaaaaattggaaaattcaaaataatggGTCTAGAATTATGGAGGGTTGGTActcttgaataa
- a CDS encoding DEHA2G01342p (similar to uniprot|P32460 Saccharomyces cerevisiae YIR030C DCG1 Protein of unknown function expression is sensitive to nitrogen catabolite repression and regulated by Dal80p): protein MAYSILIINPNSSVNVTNNLKDILVQPPQVEFEFYTGPPEAPKEINGNETSVLSEKAVLPDLLKKGIIDKYDGFLVCCYSDHPLIHSLGKHTDQPILGIMQATLLYALSNPSVTKSFILTSVNEWEPLLDKAITDFVGASEFPSKKFQKTKGLDVSVLSLSDPDEYSKISTRVSDILNKEYAHDNINCVLLGCAGMAGLDEKLGGSFQNVQFIDSVKVGVEFLTGLIRFHKQ from the coding sequence ATGGCGTACTCAATCCTCATCATAAATCCTAACTCGTCAGTTAATGttacaaataatttaaaggACATCCTTGTCCAGCCTCCGCaagttgaatttgaattttatacTGGGCCTCCCGAAGCTCCCAAAGAGATCAACGGAAATGAAACGTCGGTATTGTCCGAAAAGGCTGTACTCCCAGACTTGCTAAAAAAAGGaatcattgataaatatgatgGATTTTTGGTTTGCTGTTACTCGGACCACCCTTTGATCCACTCGCTTGGGAAGCATACAGATCAACCAATTCTAGGAATAATGCAGGCCACTCTACTCTATGCTTTGCTGAATCCCTCCGTAACCAAGCTGTTCATATTGACAAGTGTGAATGAATGGGAGCCGTTATTAGACAAAGCAATTACTGACTTTGTTGGTGCTAGCGAGTTTCCAAGTaagaaatttcaaaagacAAAGGGGCTTGACGTAAGTGTGCTTAGTTTAAGTGATCCTGATGAATATTCCAAGATCTCTACTAGAGTTTCAGATATTTTAAACAAAGAATACGCCCACGATAACATCAATTGTGTATTATTAGGTTGTGCTGGCATGGCTGGGTTAGACGAAAAATTAGGAGGTAGTTTCCAAAATGTTCAGTTTATTGACAGCGTTAAAGTAGGAGTAGAGTTTCTTACTGGTCTTATTCGCTTTCATAAACAATAA